From the Lathyrus oleraceus cultivar Zhongwan6 chromosome 4, CAAS_Psat_ZW6_1.0, whole genome shotgun sequence genome, one window contains:
- the LOC127138685 gene encoding subtilisin-like protease SBT1.8, with amino-acid sequence MASSTSIFYLLAMLLLSVIVMALATKTTYIVLMKHNHNAYDSMYSSILQSFSDSILYTYTTSYNGFAVSLDTQQAQTLRSSESVLGVYEDTVYELHTTRTPEFLGLLQIQTHSQYLHQPSYDVVIGVLDTGVWPESQSFHDSQMPPIPSRWRGKCETAPDFDPSLCNKKLIGARSFSKGYLMASNRGGRKKTTDLLSPRDREGHGTHTATTAAGSAVSNATLLGYATGTARGMAPQARIATYKVCWSDGCFGSDILAGIDQAMQDGVDVLSISIGGATSTPYYFDTVAIGAFAAVEKGIFVSCSAGNTGPRSGSLSNVAPWIMTIGAGTLDRDFPAYATIGNGKRFSGASLYSGEGMGDEPVGLVYFNERFNSSSSICMPGSLDPDIVRGKVVVCDRGVNSRVEKGTVVSIAGGVGMILANTASSGEGLVADSYLVPAVAVGKNEGDEIREYASLDPNPTAVLSFGGTVLNVRPSPVVASFSSRGPNGVTPQILKPDVIGPGVNILAGWTGAVGPSGSHDSRKTQFNIMSGTSMSCPHISGVAALLKAAHPEWSPSAIKSALMTTAYTRDNTESPLRDATGEASSTPWAYGSGHVNPQKALSPGLVYDADTDDYIAFLCSLNYTLDHVKLIVRRPNVNCSNSLSDPGDLNYPSFSVVFGNNSAVVQYKRTLTNVGETESVYDVAVSGPSTVGITVSPTKLVFDQVGERQTYTVDFVSNKDTFDDLVTSEFGSITWSNKLHQVSSPIAFTWTNL; translated from the exons ATGGCATCTTCAACCTCAATATTCTATCTTCTCGCAATGTTATTATTATCGGTAATAGTAATGGCTTTGGCGACCAAAACGACTTACATAGTTCTCATGAAACACAACCACAATGCATATGATTCTATGTACTCTTCCATTCTCCAATCTTTTTCTGATTCCATACTATATACCTACACTACCTCTTACAATGGTTTCGCTGTTTCTCTTGATACTCAACAAGCGCAAACGTTGCGTAGTTCTGAATCTGTTCTGGGGGTGTACGAAGATACCGTGTACGAGTTACACACTACCCGCACCCCTGAGTTTTTGGGTCTGCTTCAAATTCAAACCCATTCACAGTACCTTCATCAACCTTCATACGATGTTGTTATTGGTGTGCTTGACACTGGAGTGTGGCCAGAATCACAGAGCTTCCATGATTCTCAAATGCCCCCAATCCCATCTCGATGGCGTGGAAAGTGTGAGACTGCACCAGATTTTGATCCTTCGCTATGTAACAAAAAGCTTATTGGTGCTCGAAGCTTCTCCAAGGGTTATCTTATGGCTTCTAACCGAGGTGGTAGAAAGAAAACCACTGACCTTCTTTCACCTCGCGACAGAGAAGGACACGGTACCCATACGGCCACAACTGCTGCTGGCTCCGCCGTTTCTAACGCTACTCTTCTCGGTTATGCTACCGGTACAGCACGTGGTATGGCACCTCAGGCGCGTATTGCCACTTATAAAGTCTGCTGGAGTGACGGTTGTTTTGGCTCTGACATACTGGCAGGTATAGATCAGGCGATGCAAGACGGTGTTGATGTTCTATCGATTTCCATCGGCGGTGCAACTTCCACTCCTTACTATTTCGACACCGTCGCAATCGGAGCCTTCGCGGCGGTGGAGAAGGGGATATTCGTTTCTTGTTCAGCGGGGAATACCGGACCTCGCAGTGGTTCTTTGTCGAATGTAGCTCCATGGATTATGACCATCGGAGCAGGGACGCTAGATCGGGATTTCCCAGCTTACGCTACAATCGGAAACGGAAAACGTTTCTCCGGAGCTTCGCTTTACAGCGGAGAAGGAATGGGAGACGAACCGGTTGGTTTGGTTTATTTCAACGAACGGTTCAATTCATCAAGCAGCATATGTATGCCCGGTTCACTTGACCCGGACATCGTGCGCGGGAAAGTGGTAGTTTGTGATAGAGGTGTGAACTCGCGTGTGGAGAAAGGCACGGTGGTGAGCATCGCCGGCGGAGTTGGGATGATTCTCGCAAACACGGCGTCAAGCGGCGAGGGATTGGTGGCCGACAGCTACTTAGTACCCGCCGTAGCTGTGGGAAAAAACGAGGGCGATGAGATTAGAGAATACGCATCGTTGGATCCTAATCCAACGGCTGTCCTTAGCTTCGGTGGAACTGTATTGAACGTGAGACCTTCACCCGTGGTAGCATCTTTCAGCTCTCGTGGGCCCAACGGTGTGACTCCTCAAATTCTGAAACCGGATGTTATTGGGCCTGGCGTAAACATCTTAGCTGGATGGACCGGCGCTGTTGGGCCCTCGGGCTCACACGATAGTCGCAAAACCCAATTCAACATCATGTCTG GTACATCAATGTCATGTCCGCACATAAGTGGAGTAGCTGCGTTGTTGAAAGCGGCACATCCAGAATGGAGTCCAAGTGCCATCAAATCAGCTTTGATGACAACAGCATACACACGTGACAACACTGAGTCTCCTCTAAGGGATGCAACGGGAGAGGCTTCATCCACACCATGGGCTTATGGGTCCGGTCATGTCAACCCACAAAAGGCCCTATCTCCTGGCCTTGTTTATGATGCAGACACCGACGATTACATTGCATTCTTGTGCTCCTTAAACTACACACTTGACCATGTGAAACTCATTGTCAGGCGTCCTAATGTTAATTGTTCTAACTCTTTGTCCGATCCTGGTGATCTCAATTACCCATCATTTTCTGTTGTTTTTGGAAACAATAGTGCTGTTGTTCAATATAAGCGTACTTTAACTAACGTTGGGGAGACAGAATCCGTTTATGATGTGGCCGTTAGTGGACCATCCACGGTGGGGATAACGGTGAGTCCTACAAAGCTTGTGTTTGATCAAGTTGGGGAAAGGCAAACATATACGGTGGATTTTGTCTCCAATAAAGATACTTTTGATGATTTGGTTACGTCTGAATTTGGCAGTATTACATGGAGCAACAAACTACACCAAGTTAGTAGCCCAATTGCTTTTACATGGACCAATTTATGA
- the LOC127135877 gene encoding uncharacterized mitochondrial protein AtMg00810-like produces the protein MEYGVYVQHTSNNSMIMVCLYVDDIFLGNVTYFLGMEIMYYDKGIIMHQPKYELELLKIFELMSCKSTITPAETNHKLDSDVESVAVDAIIFKQLAGSLRYLCNTRPDICYAVGMMSKFMNKQKWSHYQVVVKILRYIKGTLRCIVCLSSCVSSELAAGFEDQGEQACEADD, from the exons atggagtatggtgtttatgTTCAGCATACATCTAATAATAGTATGATTAtggtgtgtctctatgttgatgacatatttTTAGGAAATGTGACatattttctagggatggagatTATGTATTATGATAAGGGTATAATCATGCATCAACCgaagtatgaacttgagcttctaaAGATATTTGAGCTGATGAGTTGCAAGTCTACAATTACACCTGCTGAAACAAATCACAAGTTGGATTCTGATGTTGAGAGTGTCGCTGTAGATGCTATAATTTTTAAACAGTTGGCAGGCTCATTGAGATATCTATgtaataccagacctgatatCTGTTATGCAGTTGGAATGATGAGTAAGTTTATGAACAAACAAAAATGGTCACATTACCAAGTTGTTGTCAAGATACTGAGGTATATTAAGGGGACTCTGAG GTGCATTGTCTGCTTGTCAAGCTGTGTGAGTTCTGAACTTGCTGCAGGGTTTGAAGATCAAGGTGAGCAAGCATgtgaagctgatgattga